Genomic segment of Streptococcus australis:
ATCTCCTACAGCCACTAGATTTGCAGCTTTAGTTGTGATTTTTTGGTAAATTTTTTCAGCAGCACGTTCGATGTCTGGATCAATACAGTCCAAAAGGGAAATGCCCATGGTGATGGTTCTGATATCGAAATTCTGCTCCTCAATCATGGCAATGGTTTCAGTAACTTGTCTAATATCCATGATGACCTCCTAGATATTGTACATGGCATCAAAAATCGCTGCACTCTGGATATTGATTTTCACATTTAAGGTCTGCCCGAAAGCTTCAAACTCATTTCGCAAAGTTGTAAAATCCTGTTTTTCATCACTAGATACGACAGCCATCATGGTAAAATACTCATCCAGTACTGTTTGAGAAATATCGTCAATATTCAATCCCAACTCTGCAATCTTAGTAGACACACCTGCGACAATTCCAGCCTTATCCTTACCAACCACTGTAATAATAGCCTTCATCCTTATACCCCATTTCTACGATTTTTAGAAAACCTGAACGTTTTTGATTTTCTTTTTCCCTAGTATAGCATATTTCCATAGAAAATACTAAAAAACGCCTGCTTACGAAGTTGTTCTTAAACAAAAAACAATTTCGTAAACAAGCGTCTACCCTATCAAATGATGATGAGTGTTCCCGCTAGGACCGAAGTCCCAGCGGTAGACCAGAGCTAGACTAAGAGCACAAGACTCCATCATCATAACACTCAACAAAATTGATGATTTTATACTAATTCGATGATCGCCATTGGCGCAGCATCACCACGACGTGGTTCAGTTTTAAGGATACGAGTGTATCCACCGTTACGTTCAGCATAACGAGGTGCGATTTCTGAGAACAATTTTTGAAGTGCTGTAGTAGAAGTGTACTTATCAGTTGCTTCATCATAGTTTTCAGATGCGATTTCATTACGTACGAAAGCAGCTGCTTGACGACGTGCATGCAAATCACCACGTTTACCTAGAGTAATCATTTTTTCAACAGTTTTACGGATTTCTTTAGCACGAGCTTCAGTTGTCACGATTGATTCGTTGATCAAAAGGTCAGTTGTCAAATCGCGAAGCATTGCTTTACGTTGTGAGCTAGTGCGTCCTAGTTTACGGTAAGCCATGTATTCCTCCTTTATTTATCTTTTAATCCAAGACCCAAGTCAATGAGTTTGAGTTTCACTTCTTCCAAACTCTTGCGTCCAAGATTTCGTACTTTCATCATCTCTGCTTCAGATTTTTCTGTCAAATCATGCACAGTATTGATACCGGCACGTTTCAAACAGTTGTATGAACGCACAGACAAGTCCAGTTCCTCAATCGTACGATCCAAAATACGATCGTCAGATTCAGTATCAGCTTCTTTCATCACTTCAGTTGACTTAGCAATCTCAGTAAGATTTGTAAACAAATCAAGATGTTCTGTCAAGATACGTGCTGAAAGCCCTAAAGCATCTTCTGGAATAATTGTTCCATTAGTCAAGATTTCAAGGGTTAATTTGTCAAATCCATCATTGCTACCTACACGAGCAGGTTCAACCTGATAGTTGACTTTTGTAACTGGTGTATAAATAGAATCTACAGCAAGTGTTCCAACTGGTGCATTATCTTTTTTGTTTTCATCAGCAGGTACATATCCACGACCACTGTTAACAGTCATTGTCGCTTTTAGTGAAGAACCTTCACCGATTGTAAAGAGATAATGATCTGGATTTACAATTTCAATATCACTGTCAGTCAAAATATCTCCAGCTGTAATTTCAGCAGGACCTTCAACGTCAAGTTCAATGATTTTTTCGTCTTCAACGTATGATTTCACTGCAATCCCTTTAATGTTCAGAATGATTTGCATCACGTCTTCACGAACACCTGGAACTGTGTCAAACTCATGCAAGACACCTTCAATGTTGATAGATGTCACTGCTGCTCCTGGTAGAGAAGCTAGTAGTACACGACGAAGAGAGTTACCAAGAGTTGTACCGTAGCCACGTTCAAGCGGTTCGATTACAAACTTGCCATAATCTTTATTTTCATCAATTTTTGTTATATTTGGTTTTTCAAACTCGATCATTTAGTTACTCCCTCTTAAACGAAAAGCAGTGTAATGCAATGATTATACACGGCGACGTTTTGGAGGACGAGCACCATTGTGTGGCACTGGAGTCACATCACGAATTGCTGTTACTTCAAGACCAGCGGCAGCAAGCGCACGAATAGCTGACTCACGACCAGAACCTGGACCTTTTACAGTAACTTCAACTGATTTAAGACCGTGTTCTTGTGCAGATTTAGCAGCAGCTTCAGAAGCCATTTGAGCAGCGAATGGTGTAGATTTACGAGAACCTTTGAAACCAAGAGCACCAGCTGATGACCAAGAAATTGCGTTACCATGCACATCAGTAATCATAACAATAGTGTTATTAAATGTAGCGTGAATATGGGCAATACCAGATTCGATATTCTTTTTCACACGACGTTTACGTGTTGGTTTAGCCAAGACTTTTACCTCCTATATTATTTTTTCTTACCAGCAATCGCAACAGCTTTACCTTTACGAGTGCGAGCGTTGTTTTTAGTGTTTTGTCCACGGACAGGAAGTCCACGACGGTGACGGATACCACGGTATGAACCGATTTCCATCAAACGTTTGATGTTCAAGTTTACTTCACGACGAAGGTCACCTTCAACTTTGATTGCATCCACTTCACGACGGATAGCATCTTCTTGATCTGATGTAAGGTCACGTACACGAACATCTTCTGAGATTCCAGCAGCAGCCAAAATTTTCTTAGATGTTGCAAGTCCGATACCGTAAACGTAAGTCAATGAGATTACTACGCGTTTGTCATTTGGAATGTCAACTCCAGCAATACGAGCCATGTTTTCTCCTTTCTATCTTATCCTTGACGTTGTTTGTGTTTTGGATTTGCTGGGCAAATTACCATAACACGACCATTACGACGAATTACTTTACAGTATTCGCAAATTGGTTTGACCGATGGTCTTACTTTCATTTCTTATCCCTCCAAGTTTTTCGATTATTTAAAGCGGTAAGTGATACGTCCACGTGTCAAGTCATATGGACTCATCTCGACAGTAACACGATCTCCCGCTAAAATACGAATATAGTTTTTACGAATTTTACCAGAAACTGTTGCTAAAATCTGATGTCCATTTTCAAGTTCAACCGTAAACATTGCGTTAGGCATTGTATCGACTACTTTGCCTTCAACTTCAATCACATCGTCTTTTGCCACGCAAAAGCACCTCCATAAATTTCGATTTGATGCCTCTAAACATAGAGACAACAATTATAAGTCAGACTATCTCAGTATAACATTTGTAGCGATTTTTTGCAAGTGTGAAAAACGCTTTATTTCAAATTTGTCAATACTTTTTCGATGTCTTTGAACACATCATTGATATCTTGATTTCCTTCGATATCGTGAACCAAACCTTTGACACGGTAGTGAGCAATGATTGGTTCACCTTGGGCGATGTTCACATCCAAGCGACGTTTCACTGTTTCAGGTTTGTCATCTTCACGTTGGTAATAATCTTCCTCTTTGTAGTCAACGGGTGGGTTGAAAACTTTGTGGAAGGTTTCGCCTGTTTCGCGGTGGATGATACGGCCACTCAAACGTTCCAAGAGACAATCTGGGTTCACTTCGATATTGATCACACCTTCTAGTTCGATACCAAGTTCAGCCAATGTTTTATCCAAGGCATGAGCTTGTTCAATCGTACGTGGGTAACCATCTAACAAGAAACCTGTTTCTTTGATATCATCCTGTGAAAGGCGTTCTTTAACAATTCCATTTGTAACTTCATCTGGAACCAACTCACCTTTGTCGATGTATGACTTTGCAAGCACACCCATTTCAGTTTGATTTGCCATAGCAGCACGGAACATATCCCCAGTTGAAATGTGTGCCACGTGGAATTGTTCCACAATTTTAGCTGCTTGCGTTCCCTTACCTGCTCCAGGTAAGCCCATAATCAAAAGATTCATGATCTGATCTCCTTATTTTGTATTTAAATAGAAGCAGAAAACTGTTCTAACTCCTATTTAAAAACAAAATAGAAGAGGGGAGACGAAAGTCTCCCTTATAGATAGACTTTCATACTCCACTCTCTAAGCAAAAGTAGTCTTGCTTTTATTCTGTTTTGTCCATGAAACCAACATACTTACGTTTCAATAGGTAACCTTCTAGCTGTTTGATTCCTTCGATACCTGTCGAAATAATGATCAAAAGACTAGTTCCCCCAAAAGCAACCGCTTCTGAGAGCCCAAAGACATCTTTTGCTACAATCGGCAAGATTGAAATCACACCAAGGAAAAGGGAACCGACGGTTGCAAGGCGACGAAGAAGTTTTGACATAAACTCTTCTGTTCCTTTACCTGGACGGACACCGTGGATATAGGCTCCGCTCTTTTGCAAGTTTTCTGCTGCTTTCTCTGGATTGATCTGTACAAATGTATAGAAGAAGGTAAAGAGAATAATCAGCAGTGCATACATGGCAACACCTGTTGGAGATGTTGTCGCAAGCATTTCTTGTGCTGTACGTACCCAAGTCCAATCAAGCCCCATAGCGCTGACAAACTGAAGAATAGCCGCAGGAGCTGCCGTAATCGAACTTGCAAAGATAACTGGGATAACACCAGCAGGATTGACCTTCAAAGGAAGGTAAGAACTGGATGGAGCACCTTGAGCAACTTTTGTATATTGGATCGGAATTTTATATTCTGCCTGTTGTACATATGTTGTAAAGTAAACAATCAACAAAACAGCTATAATGAGAATAACGACAAATATAATAGATGACGTCAACCGATCACTTGGAATATTGACAAAATAGTCCACATAGATACCATGAATCATCTCTGGAATTGAAGCCACAATCCCAGCAAAGATAATCATAGACACCCCGTTACCATATCCCTTATCAGTGATTTGCTCCCCGAGCCAAGTAACAATCATAGTACCTGCAGTCAGGATAATACCAATCGTAACAAAGACTTGAGGGGTTAGATCTGTCGTTAATAATTTTGCACCAGATAGAGTGTTAAAACCAGCAGTGATTCCGATTGATTGCACAAACGCAAGTACAAGCGCAATATAACGAGTCGCTTGGTTTATCTTTCTCCGTCCTACTTCCCCCTGCTTGCCCCACTCTACAAACTTTGGAACAATATCCATTTGTAGCAATTGAACAACGATGGAAGCTGTGATATACGGACTCACACCGAGTGCAAAAACCGAGAAGTTCTTCATGGCATTCCCTGAAACTAAACTAAGCATGTTCAAGAAGGATAATCCACTCAAAGCTTCCAGACTTTTTGCATTCACACCTGGTACAGTAATACTAGTCCCGATACGGAAGACAAGTATGATAAAAATCGTAAAGAGAATTTTTGATCGTACTTTCTTAACCTTGAGGGCCTCTTTTAATAATTTAAAAAACATAGGTCACCTCTCTAGATGACTTCTACTGAACCACCTTTAGCAGTGATAGCTTCTTCAGCTGTTTTTGAGAATTTAGCTGCTTTCACAGTCAACTTCTTAGTCAACTCACCGTTACCAAGAATTTTAACACCTGATTTTTCAGCCTTTACAATTCCTGCTTCGATAAGAACAACTGGAGTAACTTCAGTACCATCTTCAAAAACGTTCAATTGATCAAGATTTACAATTGCGTATTCTTTAGCGTTGATGTTAGTGAATCCACGTTTTGGAAGACGACGGAACAATGGAGTTTGTCCACCTTCAAAACCAAGGCGAACTCCGCCACCGCTACGAGCTTTTTGACCTTTTT
This window contains:
- a CDS encoding adenylate kinase; translation: MNLLIMGLPGAGKGTQAAKIVEQFHVAHISTGDMFRAAMANQTEMGVLAKSYIDKGELVPDEVTNGIVKERLSQDDIKETGFLLDGYPRTIEQAHALDKTLAELGIELEGVINIEVNPDCLLERLSGRIIHRETGETFHKVFNPPVDYKEEDYYQREDDKPETVKRRLDVNIAQGEPIIAHYRVKGLVHDIEGNQDINDVFKDIEKVLTNLK
- the infA gene encoding translation initiation factor IF-1 codes for the protein MAKDDVIEVEGKVVDTMPNAMFTVELENGHQILATVSGKIRKNYIRILAGDRVTVEMSPYDLTRGRITYRFK
- the secY gene encoding preprotein translocase subunit SecY gives rise to the protein MFFKLLKEALKVKKVRSKILFTIFIILVFRIGTSITVPGVNAKSLEALSGLSFLNMLSLVSGNAMKNFSVFALGVSPYITASIVVQLLQMDIVPKFVEWGKQGEVGRRKINQATRYIALVLAFVQSIGITAGFNTLSGAKLLTTDLTPQVFVTIGIILTAGTMIVTWLGEQITDKGYGNGVSMIIFAGIVASIPEMIHGIYVDYFVNIPSDRLTSSIIFVVILIIAVLLIVYFTTYVQQAEYKIPIQYTKVAQGAPSSSYLPLKVNPAGVIPVIFASSITAAPAAILQFVSAMGLDWTWVRTAQEMLATTSPTGVAMYALLIILFTFFYTFVQINPEKAAENLQKSGAYIHGVRPGKGTEEFMSKLLRRLATVGSLFLGVISILPIVAKDVFGLSEAVAFGGTSLLIIISTGIEGIKQLEGYLLKRKYVGFMDKTE
- the rpsM gene encoding 30S ribosomal protein S13 — its product is MARIAGVDIPNDKRVVISLTYVYGIGLATSKKILAAAGISEDVRVRDLTSDQEDAIRREVDAIKVEGDLRREVNLNIKRLMEIGSYRGIRHRRGLPVRGQNTKNNARTRKGKAVAIAGKKK
- a CDS encoding ACT domain-containing protein, with translation MKAIITVVGKDKAGIVAGVSTKIAELGLNIDDISQTVLDEYFTMMAVVSSDEKQDFTTLRNEFEAFGQTLNVKINIQSAAIFDAMYNI
- the rpsK gene encoding 30S ribosomal protein S11; amino-acid sequence: MAKPTRKRRVKKNIESGIAHIHATFNNTIVMITDVHGNAISWSSAGALGFKGSRKSTPFAAQMASEAAAKSAQEHGLKSVEVTVKGPGSGRESAIRALAAAGLEVTAIRDVTPVPHNGARPPKRRRV
- the rplO gene encoding 50S ribosomal protein L15; this translates as MKLHELKPAEGSRKVRNRVGRGTSSGNGKTSGRGQKGQKARSGGGVRLGFEGGQTPLFRRLPKRGFTNINAKEYAIVNLDQLNVFEDGTEVTPVVLIEAGIVKAEKSGVKILGNGELTKKLTVKAAKFSKTAEEAITAKGGSVEVI
- the rplQ gene encoding 50S ribosomal protein L17, giving the protein MAYRKLGRTSSQRKAMLRDLTTDLLINESIVTTEARAKEIRKTVEKMITLGKRGDLHARRQAAAFVRNEIASENYDEATDKYTSTTALQKLFSEIAPRYAERNGGYTRILKTEPRRGDAAPMAIIELV
- a CDS encoding DNA-directed RNA polymerase subunit alpha, giving the protein MIEFEKPNITKIDENKDYGKFVIEPLERGYGTTLGNSLRRVLLASLPGAAVTSINIEGVLHEFDTVPGVREDVMQIILNIKGIAVKSYVEDEKIIELDVEGPAEITAGDILTDSDIEIVNPDHYLFTIGEGSSLKATMTVNSGRGYVPADENKKDNAPVGTLAVDSIYTPVTKVNYQVEPARVGSNDGFDKLTLEILTNGTIIPEDALGLSARILTEHLDLFTNLTEIAKSTEVMKEADTESDDRILDRTIEELDLSVRSYNCLKRAGINTVHDLTEKSEAEMMKVRNLGRKSLEEVKLKLIDLGLGLKDK
- the rpmJ gene encoding 50S ribosomal protein L36, yielding MKVRPSVKPICEYCKVIRRNGRVMVICPANPKHKQRQG